A stretch of Corallococcus macrosporus DNA encodes these proteins:
- a CDS encoding ABC transporter ATP-binding protein, with the protein MIQVEGLTKFYGEHAAIRDLAFTIGQGEVIGFLGLNGAGKSTTLKILGCVLLPTSGRVVIDGHDVVSQSHEVRQRIGYLPDVPPVYEEMTVGEYLAYVARLRDVPAKATASHVGEAEEKTGLRDVHGDVISTLSHGYRQRVGLAQALVHKPALLILDEPTSGLDPLQIVEMRDVIRGLKGAHTVLVSSHILPEISQTCDRLLIIHKGTLLAQGSEEELSRALGGPSIVLEVRGDRARAMEAVQGFGAVEVREGEGGVLALKVAAAPDLRPQVARAVVGAGLELLRLDANAGQLEALFLRLTHGQEVKA; encoded by the coding sequence ATGATCCAGGTCGAAGGGCTGACGAAGTTCTACGGCGAGCACGCGGCCATCCGGGACCTGGCCTTCACCATCGGCCAGGGTGAGGTCATCGGCTTCCTGGGCCTCAACGGCGCCGGCAAGTCGACGACGCTCAAGATTCTGGGGTGCGTGCTCCTGCCCACCTCGGGCCGCGTCGTCATCGACGGGCACGACGTGGTGAGCCAGTCCCACGAGGTGCGCCAGCGCATCGGCTACCTGCCGGACGTGCCCCCCGTCTACGAGGAGATGACGGTGGGCGAGTACCTGGCCTACGTCGCAAGGCTGCGCGACGTGCCCGCGAAGGCCACCGCGTCCCATGTCGGCGAGGCCGAGGAGAAGACCGGCCTGCGCGACGTGCACGGCGACGTCATCTCCACGCTGAGCCATGGCTACCGCCAGCGCGTGGGATTGGCGCAGGCGCTGGTGCACAAGCCCGCGCTGCTCATCCTCGACGAGCCGACCAGCGGCCTGGATCCGCTTCAAATCGTGGAGATGCGCGACGTCATCCGCGGCCTCAAGGGCGCGCACACGGTGCTCGTGTCCAGCCACATCCTCCCGGAGATTTCGCAGACGTGTGACCGGCTGCTCATCATCCACAAGGGCACGCTGCTGGCGCAGGGCAGCGAGGAGGAGCTGTCGCGCGCGCTCGGAGGTCCGTCCATCGTGCTGGAAGTTCGAGGCGACCGGGCGCGGGCGATGGAGGCGGTGCAGGGCTTCGGCGCGGTGGAGGTGCGGGAGGGGGAGGGCGGCGTGCTGGCCTTGAAGGTCGCGGCGGCGCCGGACCTGCGGCCCCAGGTGGCTCGGGCGGTGGTGGGCGCGGGGCTGGAGTTGTTGCGGCTGGACGCGAACGCGGGACAGCTGGAGGCGCTGTTCCTGCGCCTGACGCATGGACAGGAGGTGAAGGCGTGA
- a CDS encoding TIGR01777 family oxidoreductase, with protein sequence MGKSHVFEAHSQMPVPAADLFSWHTREGAFERLSPPWETAEVVDRSGDGIRPGARVVVKLHLGPIPQRMVAEHTAYVEGSSFQDTQREGPFAKWIHDHRMSPASPQASVLEDAIQYELPVGTLGDTFGGGYARKRLERMFAYRHSLTRADLRRHAQFASQGPLTVAISGASGMLGSSLSAFLTTGGHRVKRLVRGRANPARGDIAWAPDKGTIDAAGLEGVDAVVHLSGSNVGEGRWTDERKQEILKSRTETTRLLCETLARATRKPRVLICASAVGYYGNRGEEEVTEASSSGDGFLADVTRQWEASTQAAKDAGIRVVNLRIGVVLDARGGALAKLALATQAGGGGPVASGRQWMSWVSLEDVLGLIQFSLFTPAIQGPVNAVSPNAVRQGELAKVLGKVLHRPAVFPLPATVVKTVFGQMGEETLLSSTHALPTVAQANGFPFLLPDLEGALRFTLGRTTEGAEYRHG encoded by the coding sequence ATGGGCAAGTCGCACGTTTTCGAGGCGCACAGCCAGATGCCGGTCCCCGCCGCCGACCTCTTCTCCTGGCACACCCGCGAGGGAGCCTTCGAACGCCTGTCGCCCCCCTGGGAGACGGCGGAGGTCGTCGACCGCTCCGGTGACGGTATCCGCCCCGGCGCCCGCGTCGTCGTGAAGCTCCACCTGGGCCCCATCCCCCAGCGCATGGTCGCTGAGCACACCGCCTACGTGGAGGGCTCCTCCTTCCAGGACACCCAGCGCGAAGGCCCCTTCGCGAAGTGGATCCACGACCACCGCATGAGCCCCGCCAGCCCCCAGGCCTCCGTCCTGGAGGACGCCATCCAGTACGAGCTGCCCGTGGGGACGCTGGGTGACACCTTCGGCGGCGGCTATGCGCGCAAGCGCCTGGAGCGCATGTTCGCGTACCGCCACTCGCTCACCCGCGCGGACCTGCGCCGCCATGCACAGTTCGCCTCCCAGGGCCCGCTCACCGTGGCCATCAGCGGCGCGTCCGGGATGCTGGGCTCCTCGCTGTCGGCGTTCCTCACCACCGGCGGCCACCGCGTGAAGCGGCTGGTGCGCGGCCGTGCGAACCCGGCGCGCGGGGACATCGCCTGGGCCCCCGACAAGGGCACTATCGACGCCGCGGGCCTGGAGGGCGTGGACGCCGTAGTGCACCTGTCCGGCTCCAACGTGGGCGAGGGCCGGTGGACCGACGAGCGCAAGCAGGAGATCCTCAAGAGCCGCACGGAGACCACCCGCCTGCTGTGTGAGACCCTGGCCCGCGCCACCCGCAAGCCGCGCGTCCTCATCTGCGCGTCCGCCGTGGGCTACTACGGCAACCGGGGCGAGGAAGAGGTCACCGAGGCGTCCTCCTCCGGCGATGGCTTCCTCGCGGACGTCACGCGCCAGTGGGAGGCCTCCACCCAGGCCGCGAAGGACGCGGGCATCCGCGTGGTGAACCTGCGCATCGGCGTGGTGCTGGACGCGCGCGGCGGGGCGCTCGCGAAGCTGGCGCTCGCGACCCAGGCGGGCGGCGGCGGGCCCGTGGCCTCCGGCCGTCAGTGGATGAGCTGGGTGTCGCTGGAGGACGTGCTGGGCCTCATCCAGTTCTCCCTCTTCACCCCGGCCATCCAGGGGCCCGTCAACGCCGTGTCTCCGAACGCGGTGCGACAGGGGGAGCTGGCGAAGGTGCTGGGCAAGGTGCTCCACCGTCCGGCCGTGTTCCCGCTGCCCGCCACCGTGGTGAAGACCGTGTTCGGGCAGATGGGCGAGGAGACCCTGCTGTCCAGCACCCATGCGCTGCCCACGGTGGCGCAGGCGAACGGCTTCCCCTTCCTGCTGCCCGACCTGGAGGGCGCGCTGCGCTTCACGCTGGGCCGCACCACCGAGGGCGCGGAATACCGCCACGGCTGA
- a CDS encoding L-threonylcarbamoyladenylate synthase, whose translation MLTPDLLDRAVELLRRGGVIALPTETVYGLAANAEDELAVRRVFAIKGRPATHPLIVHIPDEEHLPEWARVVPDEAQALARAFWPGPLTLVLPRTSKATDAVTGGQDTVALRVPGHSVAMEVLERLGGGVAAPSANRFGRVSPTTAEHVQRDLGSDVDLVLDGGPSTVGVESTIVDLSSGAPAILRPGGLATEDIERVLGRAVPVRASTTVRVSGSLASHYAPRAGVVLAEPHEAVQRVESLRAQGLRVGVLGPESLSLPKDVQRFDVPGEPAEAARVLYARLREADEQGHDVLVACLPAASGLGIAVRDRLSRAAAPR comes from the coding sequence ATGCTTACTCCCGACCTTCTCGACCGTGCAGTCGAATTGCTGCGACGCGGCGGTGTCATCGCCCTGCCAACAGAGACGGTCTACGGTCTCGCGGCCAACGCCGAGGACGAGTTGGCCGTGCGCCGCGTCTTCGCCATCAAGGGCCGCCCCGCGACCCACCCGCTCATCGTCCACATCCCGGATGAGGAGCACCTGCCGGAATGGGCCCGCGTGGTGCCGGACGAAGCCCAGGCGCTGGCCCGGGCCTTCTGGCCGGGGCCGCTGACGCTGGTGCTGCCGCGGACGTCGAAGGCCACGGACGCGGTGACGGGGGGCCAGGACACGGTGGCGCTGCGGGTGCCCGGCCACTCCGTGGCGATGGAGGTGCTGGAGCGGCTGGGCGGAGGCGTGGCCGCACCAAGCGCCAACCGCTTCGGCCGGGTGAGCCCGACGACAGCGGAGCACGTGCAAAGGGACCTGGGCAGCGACGTGGATCTGGTGCTGGACGGAGGTCCGTCCACGGTCGGCGTGGAGTCAACCATCGTGGACCTTTCCTCCGGAGCCCCGGCCATCCTCAGGCCCGGAGGCCTGGCGACGGAAGATATCGAGCGGGTGCTGGGCCGCGCGGTGCCGGTGCGAGCCTCCACCACGGTGCGCGTGTCCGGTTCACTGGCCTCGCACTACGCGCCCAGGGCCGGCGTGGTGCTCGCGGAGCCGCACGAAGCGGTGCAGCGGGTGGAATCCCTGCGTGCCCAGGGATTGCGAGTCGGAGTACTCGGCCCCGAGTCCCTGTCCTTGCCCAAGGACGTGCAGCGCTTCGACGTGCCAGGAGAACCGGCGGAAGCCGCGCGGGTCCTCTACGCACGGCTCAGGGAAGCCGACGAACAGGGCCACGACGTGCTCGTGGCCTGTCTGCCCGCCGCGAGCGGCCTGGGCATCGCCGTGCGAGACCGGCTCTCCCGCGCGGCGGCCCCCCGCTAG
- the hemH gene encoding ferrochelatase, with product MAVPTTKRGLLLVNLGTPDAPESGPVRRYLREFLNDPRVIDIHPVGRWFLLNLFILPFRPAKSAEAYRKVWTQEGSPLLVYSRALESAVRERLGDDYEVELAMRYGNPSLPDAIARLKARGVSEFTVLPLYPHEAASSSASSLARTYEVLAEGWDVPNVRAVPAFWDDAGFLDAFAAVARPVIADTRADHVLFSFHGLPERHMRKSDPTGQHCLASAGCCDSITAANRHCYRAQCFATARMLAQRLSLPEGGYTVSFQSRLGRTPWVKPYTDLVLPELAAKGVKRLAVMCPAFVADCLETLEEIGLRAKEQFVEAGGESLTLVPSLNAHPEWVDAVVRLVRASDGPPATARAESR from the coding sequence ATGGCCGTGCCGACCACGAAGCGGGGATTGCTGCTCGTCAACCTGGGGACGCCGGACGCGCCCGAGTCCGGCCCGGTGCGCCGCTACCTGCGCGAGTTCCTCAACGACCCGCGCGTCATCGACATCCACCCGGTGGGGCGCTGGTTCCTCCTGAACCTCTTCATCCTCCCGTTCCGCCCCGCGAAGAGCGCGGAGGCGTACCGCAAGGTGTGGACGCAGGAGGGCTCGCCGCTGCTCGTGTACAGCCGCGCGCTGGAGTCCGCGGTGCGCGAGCGGCTGGGGGACGACTACGAGGTGGAGCTGGCCATGCGCTACGGCAACCCGTCGCTGCCGGACGCCATCGCGCGGCTGAAGGCGCGGGGCGTGTCGGAGTTCACGGTGCTGCCGCTGTATCCGCATGAGGCGGCGTCGTCCTCGGCGTCGTCGCTGGCGCGCACCTACGAGGTGCTGGCGGAGGGCTGGGACGTCCCCAACGTGCGCGCGGTGCCGGCGTTCTGGGACGACGCGGGCTTCCTGGATGCGTTCGCGGCGGTGGCGCGGCCGGTCATTGCCGACACGCGCGCGGACCACGTGCTGTTCAGCTTCCACGGGCTGCCGGAGCGCCACATGCGCAAGAGCGACCCGACGGGGCAGCACTGCCTGGCGTCCGCGGGGTGCTGCGACAGCATCACGGCCGCGAACCGGCACTGCTACCGCGCGCAGTGCTTCGCGACGGCGCGGATGCTGGCCCAGCGCCTGTCCTTGCCGGAGGGCGGCTACACGGTGTCCTTCCAGTCGCGGCTGGGGCGCACGCCGTGGGTGAAGCCCTACACGGACCTGGTGCTGCCGGAGCTGGCGGCGAAGGGCGTGAAGCGGCTGGCGGTGATGTGCCCGGCCTTCGTGGCGGACTGCCTGGAGACGCTGGAGGAGATTGGCCTGCGCGCGAAGGAGCAGTTCGTGGAGGCGGGCGGCGAGTCGCTGACGTTGGTGCCGTCCCTCAACGCCCACCCGGAGTGGGTGGACGCCGTGGTGCGGCTGGTGCGCGCTTCGGACGGCCCTCCCGCTACGGCGCGGGCGGAGTCGCGGTAG
- the apaG gene encoding Co2+/Mg2+ efflux protein ApaG produces the protein MSTATTDGIRVTVEPTYWPERSTPESGQFAFMYKVELFNEGKVPAQLRARHWVITDAQGHVDEVKGEGVVGRQPHLKPGERFEYTSWAMLRTPFGTMRGTYEMERPDGTRFEARIAEFALTLPHALH, from the coding sequence ATGTCCACCGCCACCACTGATGGCATCCGCGTCACCGTGGAGCCGACCTACTGGCCGGAGCGCAGCACCCCCGAGTCCGGGCAGTTCGCCTTCATGTACAAGGTGGAGCTGTTCAACGAGGGCAAGGTCCCGGCGCAGCTGCGCGCGCGGCACTGGGTCATCACCGATGCCCAGGGGCACGTGGACGAGGTGAAGGGCGAGGGCGTGGTCGGCCGCCAGCCGCACCTCAAGCCGGGCGAGCGGTTCGAGTACACGAGCTGGGCGATGCTTCGCACGCCCTTCGGCACCATGCGCGGCACCTACGAGATGGAGCGTCCGGACGGCACGCGCTTCGAGGCGCGCATCGCCGAGTTCGCGCTCACGCTGCCGCACGCGCTGCACTGA